Proteins from one Candidatus Methylomirabilota bacterium genomic window:
- a CDS encoding redoxin domain-containing protein: MSDAKTPGVGDAAPGFTMKTIGLKEVSLKDYPGKNVVLLFYPLDWTPGUSKCMPAFDKRVKDFEAANTQVLGISADSPFSHENWAKSVGISNYPLLSDVQRSVSKDYGVYWPDWNANVRATFIVDKQGKIAFVERYGKGELPDPDKILAEVKKLG; this comes from the coding sequence ATGAGCGATGCGAAAACGCCGGGCGTTGGCGATGCGGCGCCCGGCTTCACTATGAAGACCATCGGACTCAAGGAAGTGAGCCTGAAGGACTACCCGGGCAAGAACGTGGTGCTGCTGTTCTACCCGCTGGACTGGACCCCAGGCTGATCCAAGTGCATGCCCGCCTTCGATAAGCGCGTGAAGGACTTCGAGGCGGCGAATACCCAGGTCCTGGGTATCAGCGCGGACAGCCCATTCAGCCATGAGAACTGGGCCAAGTCGGTCGGCATCTCGAACTACCCGCTTCTTTCCGACGTGCAGCGGTCGGTCAGCAAGGACTACGGCGTCTACTGGCCGGACTGGAACGCCAACGTGCGCGCCACCTTCATCGTCGACAAGCAGGGCAAGATTGCCTTCGTCGAGCGCTACGGCAAGGGCGAGCTGCCCGACCCGGACAAGATTCTCGCCGAGGTGAAGAAGCTCGGCTGA
- a CDS encoding SRPBCC family protein produces MPDYVIERRLWLARRRPEVFGFFADPKNLVTLHPEWARPRWLVEPPDRLDAGAVLDFSVPMAGLRVRWRVMVREFDPPFRFVDAQLWGPFARWEHRHRFLEEPERDGGDAPGTWVEDRVTYRLPLGPLGRAAHALGAGRRIVGLFEYRDRRLREIFG; encoded by the coding sequence ATGCCCGACTACGTGATCGAGCGCCGCTTGTGGCTGGCGCGGCGGCGCCCGGAAGTGTTCGGGTTCTTTGCCGACCCGAAGAACCTCGTCACCCTCCATCCGGAATGGGCACGCCCGAGGTGGCTCGTGGAGCCGCCGGACCGCCTCGATGCGGGAGCCGTGCTCGACTTCAGCGTGCCGATGGCGGGGCTTCGCGTCCGCTGGCGCGTGATGGTGCGCGAGTTCGACCCGCCGTTCCGCTTCGTCGACGCCCAGCTCTGGGGGCCCTTCGCGCGATGGGAGCACCGCCACCGCTTTCTGGAGGAGCCCGAGCGCGACGGCGGCGACGCGCCCGGAACCTGGGTCGAGGACCGCGTCACCTACCGGCTGCCGCTCGGGCCCCTCGGCCGCGCGGCTCACGCGCTCGGCGCCGGCCGCCGCATCGTGGGGCTCTTTGAGTACCGTGACCGGCGGCTGCGGGAGATTTTCGGCTGA